In Cytobacillus oceanisediminis, the following proteins share a genomic window:
- a CDS encoding biotin--[acetyl-CoA-carboxylase] ligase — MQSEIRKKLIDAFTKSKEEYLSGQYLADLIGCSRTAVWKHIEELRKEGFELEAVRRKGYRITKTPEKVTPDEIRLGLQTETLGRQIHHEESVDSTQKIAHRLAYEGAQEGTVVIAEEQLSGRGRMDRRWHSPKSTGVWMSVILRPNIPPPKAPQLTLITAVAVVQAIEELTDLTPQIKWPNDILMNGKKVTGILTELQADADRIISIIIGIGINVNQELDDYPDELKDIATSLSIEKGEKLSRAELIRVLLGKLEDLYKLYLDKGFYPIKLLWESYAVSIGKNLTARTITGSIYGKALGITEDGVLMIEDSSGKVHHVYSADIELEV; from the coding sequence TTGCAATCAGAAATTAGGAAAAAATTGATTGATGCTTTTACGAAAAGCAAGGAGGAATACCTTTCTGGCCAGTATTTAGCCGACCTGATTGGCTGTTCAAGAACGGCTGTATGGAAGCATATTGAAGAGCTGAGGAAAGAAGGTTTTGAACTGGAAGCGGTCAGAAGAAAAGGATATCGGATTACGAAAACACCTGAAAAGGTTACTCCTGATGAAATCAGGCTGGGTCTGCAGACTGAAACACTTGGCCGTCAAATTCATCATGAAGAAAGTGTTGACTCAACACAGAAGATTGCCCACCGCCTTGCGTACGAAGGTGCGCAGGAAGGAACAGTCGTCATTGCGGAAGAACAGCTGTCAGGCAGGGGAAGAATGGACAGGAGATGGCATTCCCCAAAATCAACAGGCGTATGGATGAGTGTTATCCTGAGGCCGAACATTCCACCTCCGAAAGCACCGCAGCTTACGCTCATTACAGCAGTGGCTGTTGTACAGGCGATTGAAGAGCTGACAGATTTAACACCGCAAATTAAATGGCCGAATGATATATTAATGAACGGGAAAAAAGTTACGGGAATCCTGACTGAACTGCAGGCGGATGCAGACCGCATTATTTCAATAATCATCGGCATTGGAATCAATGTTAACCAGGAGCTTGATGATTATCCAGATGAACTTAAAGACATTGCCACTTCTTTATCCATTGAAAAAGGCGAAAAGCTTTCCAGAGCGGAGCTGATTAGAGTATTGCTGGGCAAACTGGAAGACCTTTATAAACTGTATTTAGATAAAGGCTTCTATCCGATTAAGCTTTTATGGGAGAGTTATGCTGTCAGCATTGGTAAGAACCTTACTGCAAGAACTATTACCGGCAGCATATATGGCAAGGCTCTTGGAATTACAGAAGATGGAGTCCTGATGATTGAAGACAGCAGCGGAAAGGTCCATCACGTCTATTCTGCGGACATTGAGCTGGAAGTCTAA
- a CDS encoding CCA tRNA nucleotidyltransferase has translation MNEAFLKAVPVLEDIEAAGYEAYFVGGSVRDHILGKEIADVDIATSAAPEEVKTIFSRTLDVGIEHGTVVVLYNGIPYEITTFRTEAEYLDFRRPSEVQFIRSLEEDLKRRDFTMNAIAMDKEGRLIDPFNGRGAIEEKRICTVGQPAERFTEDALRMMRAVRFFSQLAFEIEKKTYDALASLAHLLENIAVERKLAEFEKLLAGTSRMKALKVIGETGLSKYLPNMSGFQKELMQAEDYNAAELTVDEMWAFLACIFDLGESQAEAFFKSWKLPVKKIKKILAINRWIRYRAKNKWDSHSLYQAGCVSLNAERVRNVIVHEDSSTGTDMLVSQYNSLPIKERSDLQLTGDNLMDWFGKPPGPWIKAELEKTEKAVLRGELNNSNESIREWLINCNQKLGKN, from the coding sequence ATGAATGAAGCTTTTTTAAAGGCAGTTCCTGTGCTCGAGGATATAGAAGCGGCAGGCTATGAGGCCTATTTTGTTGGAGGTTCTGTCAGGGATCATATCCTTGGTAAAGAAATTGCGGACGTCGATATTGCCACTTCCGCTGCCCCTGAGGAAGTAAAAACTATATTTTCAAGAACACTTGATGTGGGCATTGAGCATGGCACTGTGGTTGTCCTATATAATGGAATACCCTATGAAATTACAACTTTCAGGACAGAGGCTGAATATCTGGATTTTAGGCGGCCTTCAGAGGTTCAATTTATCAGATCTCTGGAAGAGGATTTGAAAAGAAGAGATTTTACGATGAACGCCATTGCCATGGATAAGGAAGGGCGGCTTATTGATCCCTTTAACGGCAGGGGCGCTATAGAGGAAAAAAGGATATGTACCGTTGGACAGCCTGCTGAGAGATTTACTGAAGATGCACTTCGAATGATGAGGGCAGTCCGCTTTTTTAGTCAGCTTGCATTCGAAATTGAAAAAAAAACTTATGATGCTTTGGCATCTTTGGCTCATTTACTTGAAAACATTGCAGTGGAAAGAAAGCTGGCAGAATTCGAAAAGCTATTAGCAGGAACCAGCCGGATGAAGGCTCTTAAGGTCATTGGGGAAACAGGATTGTCTAAGTATCTGCCAAATATGTCTGGCTTCCAAAAGGAATTAATGCAGGCAGAAGATTATAATGCAGCTGAACTGACAGTGGATGAAATGTGGGCCTTTCTTGCATGCATCTTTGATTTGGGCGAGTCGCAGGCTGAAGCCTTTTTTAAAAGCTGGAAACTGCCTGTAAAGAAAATAAAAAAGATATTGGCAATTAATAGATGGATTCGATATAGAGCCAAAAACAAGTGGGATTCCCATTCCCTTTACCAGGCAGGGTGCGTTTCACTAAACGCCGAGCGGGTTCGCAACGTAATCGTGCATGAGGACTCAAGCACGGGAACCGATATGCTGGTGAGTCAATATAATTCCCTGCCGATTAAAGAGAGAAGCGATCTTCAGCTTACTGGAGATAACCTGATGGATTGGTTTGGCAAACCTCCTGGCCCCTGGATCAAAGCGGAGCTTGAAAAAACGGAGAAAGCTGTCTTGCGCGGCGAATTGAATAATAGCAATGAATCCATAAGGGAGTGGCTCATAAATTGCAATCAGAAATTAGGAAAAAATTGA
- the bshA gene encoding N-acetyl-alpha-D-glucosaminyl L-malate synthase BshA: MRKKLKIGITCYPTVGGSGVVATELGKMLAEKGHEIHFISSSLPFRLKRMYPNIFYHQVDVNQYSVFQYAPYDIALASKMAEVIKREGLDLLHVHYAIPHAVCAILAKQMSGTDIKIVTTLHGTDITVLGYDPSLTDAIRFGIEKSDGVTAVSNALITQTYDLIKPDKSIKAVYNFIDERIYKKTDSAYLKEEYGIKADEKVIIHVSNFRGVKRVPDVVKAFAKIMEEVPSKLLLVGDGPEMTVICRLVNDLQLKDKVLFLGKQDNLEELYSISDLMLLLSEKESFGLVALEAMACGVPCIGTNVGGIPEVISDGETGYICTLGDITDISRKAIKLLKDELLLKRFASQSISLAKDRFSAGQIVIQYEEFYYELLEKGDLG, translated from the coding sequence ATGAGAAAAAAATTAAAAATAGGTATCACCTGCTATCCTACGGTGGGAGGATCAGGTGTTGTGGCAACAGAACTGGGTAAAATGCTGGCCGAAAAAGGCCATGAAATACATTTTATTTCTTCAAGCCTCCCTTTTAGACTGAAAAGGATGTACCCTAATATTTTTTATCACCAGGTAGATGTAAATCAATACTCTGTGTTCCAATATGCTCCTTACGATATCGCGCTTGCAAGTAAAATGGCAGAAGTGATAAAACGCGAAGGACTTGACCTTCTTCATGTGCATTATGCAATTCCGCATGCAGTTTGTGCGATTCTGGCTAAGCAGATGAGCGGCACGGATATTAAGATTGTTACGACCCTTCATGGAACAGATATTACAGTTCTCGGGTATGATCCATCCCTGACAGATGCGATCCGTTTCGGTATCGAAAAGTCTGATGGCGTTACAGCGGTATCCAATGCGCTCATTACGCAAACTTATGATCTGATCAAGCCTGATAAATCAATAAAAGCGGTTTATAACTTTATAGATGAAAGAATATACAAGAAAACCGATTCTGCTTATCTTAAAGAAGAATATGGCATAAAAGCGGATGAGAAGGTTATCATCCATGTTTCCAATTTCCGCGGTGTAAAGCGGGTGCCTGATGTTGTTAAGGCTTTTGCAAAAATCATGGAAGAAGTTCCTTCCAAGCTGCTATTAGTAGGAGACGGACCGGAAATGACCGTTATATGCAGGCTGGTGAATGATCTGCAGCTTAAAGATAAAGTCTTGTTTTTGGGAAAACAGGATAATCTGGAGGAGCTATACAGCATCAGTGATTTAATGCTCTTATTATCCGAAAAGGAAAGCTTTGGACTTGTTGCTCTCGAGGCAATGGCATGCGGAGTGCCATGCATCGGCACTAATGTCGGGGGAATTCCAGAAGTAATCAGCGACGGTGAGACTGGTTATATTTGTACTCTGGGGGATATAACTGATATCTCACGAAAAGCAATTAAACTGCTTAAGGATGAGCTCCTTCTTAAAAGGTTTGCTTCCCAATCCATTTCACTTGCAAAAGACAGGTTCAGTGCCGGCCAGATTGTCATTCAATATGAAGAGTTTTATTATGAACTTTTGGAAAAAGGTGACCTTGGATGA
- the bshB1 gene encoding bacillithiol biosynthesis deacetylase BshB1, translating to MNLDNLDILAFGAHADDVEIGMGGTIAKFASIGKKIGICDLTQAELSSNGTVEIRKEESLKAAEILGVSVRETLNLPDRSLYFNQEYIKKIAEMIRKYKPALVFAPYMEDRHPDHGHCARLVEEAVFSAGIRKYVTGGNFAPHKVKSLHFYMINGFHKPDFLIDISAFMDKKAAGLESYRSQFTKSPGSFDTPLVNGYIETVAARESLFGKQAGVEYAEGFKVNKPLVVNMDIFGGEL from the coding sequence ATGAACCTGGATAATCTTGATATTCTGGCATTTGGTGCGCATGCTGATGATGTTGAAATCGGCATGGGCGGAACAATTGCCAAATTTGCCTCGATTGGAAAAAAGATTGGAATATGCGACTTGACCCAGGCCGAGCTTTCTTCTAATGGGACGGTTGAAATCCGTAAAGAGGAATCACTAAAAGCAGCTGAAATTCTGGGGGTTAGTGTCCGGGAGACTCTTAATCTGCCGGACAGGAGTTTATATTTTAACCAGGAGTACATAAAAAAGATTGCTGAAATGATCCGTAAATACAAGCCTGCTCTTGTGTTTGCGCCTTATATGGAGGACAGGCATCCTGACCATGGACATTGTGCCCGTCTGGTGGAAGAAGCCGTCTTTTCGGCCGGAATCAGGAAGTATGTAACAGGCGGCAATTTTGCTCCTCATAAGGTGAAAAGCCTGCACTTTTACATGATAAATGGTTTCCATAAGCCTGACTTCCTTATCGATATCTCAGCTTTTATGGATAAAAAAGCTGCAGGACTGGAGTCTTATCGAAGTCAATTTACAAAAAGCCCTGGTTCATTTGATACACCGCTTGTCAACGGTTATATTGAGACTGTTGCAGCGAGGGAAAGCCTATTTGGAAAACAGGCAGGGGTGGAATATGCAGAGGGTTTTAAAGTGAATAAACCCTTAGTGGTTAATATGGATATATTCGGTGGAGAATTATGA
- the mgsA gene encoding methylglyoxal synthase — MNIALIAHDKKKDDIVRFAIAYKSILAEHTLYATGTTGSRIMKETGLSIHRFQSGPLGGDQEIGALIANNKMDVVFFFRDPLTVQPHEPDVSALVRLCDVYAVPLATNMGTAEIIIKGLERNDLSWRNIVSEKGDMNEPG, encoded by the coding sequence ATGAATATTGCCTTAATTGCCCATGATAAGAAAAAGGATGATATTGTAAGATTTGCGATCGCCTATAAATCTATTCTTGCTGAACATACCCTTTATGCTACTGGAACAACTGGGTCACGTATCATGAAAGAAACTGGCCTTTCCATTCATCGTTTTCAGTCTGGACCACTTGGCGGGGACCAGGAAATTGGTGCTTTAATTGCCAACAATAAAATGGATGTTGTATTTTTCTTCAGAGATCCTCTGACTGTTCAGCCTCATGAGCCGGATGTCTCAGCTTTGGTGCGCCTCTGTGATGTATATGCCGTCCCATTGGCGACTAATATGGGAACTGCTGAAATTATTATTAAAGGCCTGGAACGCAATGATTTATCATGGAGGAATATTGTAAGTGAAAAAGGTGACATGAATGAACCTGGATAA
- the dapB gene encoding 4-hydroxy-tetrahydrodipicolinate reductase codes for MDKVKVVIAGPRGRMGSEAVQLVNRTENYEIAAVIDHKNGGGYLGDFEGFSQFGQIPVYTDLALCFQELKPDVLIDLTTPEVGMFHTKTALEYGVRPVVGTTGFSQENLKELEELCQEKGIGCIIAPNFALGAVLMMKFSQLAGRYFNDVEIIELHHDQKLDAPSGTAVKTAEMIADVRAKKEQGHSQEKETIPGARGANFDGMHIHSVRLPGLIAHQQVMFGSEGQTLTIRHDSYNRASFMSGVKLAVDTVLKIDTLVYGLENIID; via the coding sequence ATGGATAAAGTTAAAGTTGTTATAGCGGGACCGCGGGGGCGAATGGGAAGCGAAGCAGTCCAGCTGGTTAATCGTACAGAAAACTATGAAATAGCTGCTGTAATCGACCATAAAAATGGCGGGGGTTATCTTGGCGATTTTGAAGGATTCTCACAGTTTGGCCAAATTCCGGTATACACAGATCTTGCTCTATGCTTTCAGGAACTAAAACCGGATGTGCTTATCGATTTGACCACTCCGGAAGTAGGAATGTTCCACACAAAAACTGCCCTGGAGTATGGTGTAAGGCCAGTTGTTGGAACAACAGGCTTTTCGCAGGAAAATCTGAAAGAGCTTGAAGAACTTTGCCAGGAAAAAGGAATCGGCTGCATTATCGCCCCAAACTTTGCACTTGGTGCTGTATTAATGATGAAATTCTCACAATTGGCAGGAAGATATTTTAACGATGTGGAAATTATAGAGCTGCACCATGACCAGAAATTGGATGCTCCATCTGGGACTGCAGTGAAAACAGCGGAAATGATTGCTGATGTAAGAGCGAAAAAGGAGCAGGGGCACTCACAGGAGAAGGAAACGATTCCTGGTGCAAGAGGCGCAAATTTTGATGGCATGCATATACACTCTGTACGCTTGCCAGGCCTGATTGCCCATCAGCAGGTTATGTTCGGTTCTGAAGGACAAACATTGACCATCCGTCACGACTCCTATAACAGGGCTTCCTTTATGTCTGGAGTAAAGCTTGCTGTTGATACAGTTTTAAAAATTGATACTCTCGTCTACGGCCTCGAAAATATTATCGATTAG
- a CDS encoding nucleotide pyrophosphohydrolase, translated as MQTAKTIKDMQTEVDSYISQFKEGYFSPLAMLARMTEELGELSREVNHHYGEKPKKSTEEEKAIEEELGDMLFVLICFANSLNIDLEEAHDRVMKKFSTRDKDRWTRIEE; from the coding sequence ATGCAAACAGCAAAAACAATCAAAGATATGCAAACAGAAGTAGACTCATACATAAGCCAATTTAAAGAAGGTTATTTCAGTCCATTGGCCATGCTGGCAAGAATGACAGAAGAACTTGGGGAACTATCCAGGGAAGTGAACCATCACTATGGTGAAAAACCCAAAAAATCCACCGAAGAAGAAAAGGCTATCGAAGAAGAGCTTGGAGATATGCTCTTTGTTCTAATATGCTTTGCTAATTCCTTAAATATTGACTTGGAAGAAGCGCACGATCGTGTCATGAAAAAATTCAGCACACGGGATAAAGACAGATGGACAAGAATTGAAGAATAG
- a CDS encoding YitT family protein, which produces MLFGLKFKNIFFILLGAAIFSWGLVHFNMQNNLAEGGFTGITLLLYFLFKWDPSYTNLLLNIPLFFIGWKLLGRNVFVYTIIGTVGVSIFLWIFQRYQIEMPLKEDLTLASLFAGVFIGIGLGTIFRYGGTTGGVDIIARLTHKYAGVSMGKTMFIFDFFVIALSLITYLDYREAMYTLVAVFIGAKVIDFMQEGAYAARGAMIISEQNDAIADKIMKEMDRGVTVLKGHGSFTKKEREVLYCVVGRNEIVRLKNVITAVDPHAFVSVTAVHDVLGEGFTLDENKKPVER; this is translated from the coding sequence ATGCTTTTTGGGTTAAAGTTTAAGAATATTTTTTTCATTTTGCTTGGTGCGGCCATTTTTTCGTGGGGCCTTGTTCATTTTAATATGCAGAATAATTTGGCTGAAGGCGGATTCACCGGGATAACGCTGCTCTTATATTTCCTGTTCAAATGGGACCCTTCTTATACAAACTTGCTGCTAAATATCCCCCTATTCTTTATAGGGTGGAAACTTCTTGGCAGGAATGTTTTTGTTTACACGATCATCGGAACGGTCGGTGTGTCCATTTTCTTATGGATTTTTCAGCGATACCAGATCGAAATGCCTTTAAAAGAGGATTTAACTCTTGCTTCTCTATTCGCCGGAGTCTTTATCGGGATTGGACTTGGGACCATTTTCAGGTATGGGGGCACAACAGGCGGAGTGGATATAATTGCGCGGCTTACCCATAAGTACGCAGGGGTCAGCATGGGAAAAACGATGTTCATTTTTGACTTTTTTGTTATAGCACTTTCTTTAATTACATATTTGGATTATAGGGAAGCAATGTATACTCTTGTCGCTGTTTTTATCGGTGCCAAAGTAATTGATTTTATGCAAGAGGGCGCCTATGCAGCAAGGGGAGCGATGATTATTTCAGAACAAAATGATGCCATTGCCGATAAAATCATGAAAGAAATGGACCGGGGTGTCACTGTGTTAAAAGGCCACGGCTCCTTCACCAAGAAAGAGCGGGAAGTGCTCTATTGTGTAGTTGGCCGTAATGAAATTGTGCGTTTGAAAAATGTCATTACAGCTGTTGATCCGCATGCATTTGTTTCGGTTACAGCTGTCCATGACGTACTGGGGGAAGGCTTTACTTTGGATGAAAATAAAAAGCCGGTTGAACGCTAA
- a CDS encoding zinc metallopeptidase encodes MGGYLIYFAIIILVPLWAQMKVKGAYSKYSKVPSSTQMRGAEVARRILDENGLYNVGVEETRGHLTDHYDPRSKTVRLSAANYHGHSVAAAAIAAHEVGHAIQDNQDYAFLRFRHALVPVANLGSNFSWILIMIGFFAGLSGMVLLGIIFMAAAVIFQVITLPVEFNASNRAMDQVVSLGIIRNDEERETKKVLNAAALTYVAAAAVAVLELLRLILIYTGMTRSE; translated from the coding sequence ATGGGAGGATATCTCATTTATTTTGCAATAATTATTCTTGTTCCGCTCTGGGCGCAAATGAAAGTAAAGGGAGCTTACAGCAAATATTCAAAAGTTCCTTCATCCACGCAAATGAGAGGTGCTGAAGTAGCCAGAAGAATTCTGGATGAAAATGGCTTATATAACGTTGGCGTGGAGGAAACCAGGGGACATTTAACAGACCATTATGATCCGCGTTCTAAGACTGTCAGGCTATCAGCAGCAAATTATCACGGCCATTCAGTGGCGGCTGCAGCTATTGCGGCTCATGAGGTTGGCCATGCAATCCAGGATAATCAGGATTATGCTTTTCTGCGTTTTCGCCATGCGCTGGTGCCTGTTGCGAATCTTGGTTCAAACTTCTCCTGGATTCTGATCATGATCGGTTTTTTTGCAGGGTTGAGCGGAATGGTGCTGCTGGGAATTATCTTTATGGCAGCTGCAGTGATATTCCAGGTAATCACTCTTCCAGTGGAGTTCAATGCTTCTAATCGTGCGATGGATCAGGTAGTGTCCCTCGGAATTATCAGAAACGATGAAGAAAGAGAAACAAAAAAAGTATTGAATGCAGCTGCATTGACATATGTGGCGGCAGCAGCTGTTGCAGTGCTGGAATTGCTGCGCTTAATCCTTATTTACACAGGTATGACAAGATCAGAGTAA
- the ypjB gene encoding sporulation protein YpjB codes for MRRKVIAFLFIIMLLPGMVSADKTTQIDKLDQLSNEALQMVKLHRYEDAKKLLEYFSEQFVAVNGKERPFTMDELRIITVSHDDAVQAAVNTSMSHEERLNHATKFRLVMDAISSKYQPLWTEMEKPIMTVFGEVKEAAYSGNNENFHSHLNSFLSLYEVIYPSLKIDVDAEKVQKLNARINFIDHYRPQVLSQQASQQELAALENDLQTIFDEMTEDETDPSLWWVIISTGSIIIITLSYVGWRKYKGDRARQKNRS; via the coding sequence ATGAGGCGAAAAGTAATCGCATTCTTATTCATTATTATGTTATTGCCTGGAATGGTGTCTGCAGATAAGACAACACAAATAGATAAATTAGACCAATTATCTAATGAAGCCTTACAGATGGTTAAGCTCCATAGGTATGAGGATGCCAAGAAGCTATTGGAGTATTTTTCCGAGCAATTTGTTGCTGTGAATGGCAAGGAAAGGCCATTTACAATGGACGAACTGCGGATTATTACCGTCTCTCATGATGATGCTGTACAAGCTGCTGTCAATACATCAATGAGCCATGAAGAAAGGCTGAACCATGCAACAAAATTCCGCCTTGTAATGGATGCAATCTCCTCAAAATATCAGCCTTTATGGACCGAAATGGAGAAGCCGATTATGACGGTATTTGGAGAAGTTAAGGAAGCCGCATACAGCGGAAATAACGAGAACTTTCATTCACATTTGAATTCCTTTTTGTCTTTATATGAGGTTATTTATCCCAGTTTAAAAATTGATGTTGATGCAGAAAAAGTACAAAAACTGAACGCCCGCATTAATTTTATCGATCACTATCGGCCGCAGGTGCTTTCCCAGCAGGCAAGTCAGCAGGAACTCGCTGCATTGGAAAATGATCTGCAGACAATCTTTGATGAAATGACAGAAGATGAAACAGATCCATCCCTTTGGTGGGTGATCATTTCAACAGGGAGCATTATCATCATTACATTATCTTACGTAGGCTGGAGAAAATATAAGGGAGACAGGGCAAGACAAAAAAACAGATCTTAA
- a CDS encoding DUF1405 domain-containing protein codes for MKWIYPLLGSRAMLILLLIINTAGTIYGYIWYKWQLVDTPPIFLLFVPDSPTASLFFMFVLIAFLLGKNWPLFEALAIVTLIKYGIWAVVMNLLVFQVTGELDPVALMLIFSHGAMAVQGVLYAPFYRFKVWHLVLTGIWTLHNDVIDYVFFMLPRYPILDLYTPQIGYFTFWLSIFSLGTAYYFALRKNRFSLDIVK; via the coding sequence ATGAAATGGATCTATCCTTTATTAGGCAGCAGAGCTATGCTGATACTGCTTCTGATCATTAACACGGCAGGCACAATTTATGGATATATATGGTATAAGTGGCAGCTTGTCGATACACCGCCAATTTTCTTGCTTTTCGTACCGGACAGTCCTACAGCGAGCCTGTTTTTTATGTTTGTGCTAATCGCCTTTCTATTGGGCAAAAATTGGCCGCTGTTTGAAGCATTAGCTATTGTGACCCTTATTAAATACGGAATATGGGCAGTGGTTATGAATTTGCTCGTTTTTCAGGTGACAGGTGAATTGGATCCTGTTGCTCTCATGCTGATCTTCTCGCATGGTGCAATGGCAGTTCAGGGTGTTCTGTATGCACCTTTCTACCGTTTTAAAGTATGGCATCTTGTTTTAACAGGAATCTGGACTCTTCATAATGATGTAATTGATTACGTCTTTTTCATGCTGCCGCGCTATCCTATTTTAGATCTTTACACACCGCAAATCGGCTATTTTACATTTTGGCTCAGTATTTTTTCATTAGGAACCGCTTATTACTTCGCCTTAAGAAAGAATCGGTTCAGTCTGGATATAGTGAAATAG
- a CDS encoding menaquinol-cytochrome c reductase cytochrome b/c subunit: MHRGKGMKFVGDSRVPAERKPNIPKDYSEYPGKTEAFWPNFLLKEWMVGAVFLIGFLCLTIAHEPPLEKIADPSDTAYIPLPDWYFLFLYQLLKYSYASGPYNAIGAFIIPGLAFGALLLAPFIDRGPERRPSKRPLATGFMLLALAGITFLTWESVAHHDWEAAAQQGKIVAEVEFDKEDEGYKIFEANGCISCHGGDLQGGAGSPALVDTGLTPEEVADIAKNGKGAMPAGMFKGTDEELQKLAEFISGLESK, from the coding sequence ATGCATCGTGGTAAAGGTATGAAATTCGTAGGTGACTCTCGTGTTCCTGCAGAACGCAAACCGAATATCCCGAAAGACTATTCGGAATATCCAGGAAAAACAGAAGCATTCTGGCCAAACTTCCTATTAAAGGAATGGATGGTAGGGGCTGTATTCCTTATCGGTTTCCTATGCTTGACAATTGCGCATGAGCCGCCATTAGAAAAAATTGCTGATCCTAGTGATACAGCTTATATCCCGCTGCCAGACTGGTACTTCCTGTTCTTGTACCAGCTTCTGAAATACAGCTATGCTTCTGGACCTTATAATGCAATCGGTGCTTTCATTATTCCAGGTCTTGCATTCGGAGCTTTGCTGCTTGCACCATTCATAGACCGCGGACCTGAACGCCGTCCGTCCAAGCGTCCTTTAGCAACTGGCTTCATGTTATTGGCTCTAGCCGGCATCACTTTCCTGACTTGGGAGTCGGTTGCACATCATGATTGGGAAGCAGCAGCACAGCAAGGTAAGATTGTGGCTGAAGTAGAGTTTGATAAAGAGGACGAAGGCTACAAGATTTTTGAAGCGAACGGCTGTATTTCCTGCCACGGAGGAGATCTTCAGGGTGGAGCAGGTTCACCTGCACTTGTTGACACTGGGTTAACACCTGAAGAAGTTGCTGACATTGCTAAAAACGGTAAAGGCGCCATGCCTGCCGGAATGTTCAAAGGCACTGATGAAGAACTTCAAAAGCTTGCTGAGTTTATTTCTGGCCTTGAAAGCAAATAA
- the qcrB gene encoding menaquinol-cytochrome c reductase cytochrome b subunit has protein sequence MLNKIYDWVDERLDITPIWRDIADHEVPEHVNPAHHFSAFVYCFGGLTFFVTVIQILSGMFLTMYYVPDIKNAWESVYYLQNHVAFGQIVRGMHHWGASLVIVMMFLHTLRVFFQGAYKKPRELNWVVGVLIFFIMLALGLTGYLLPWDMKALFATKVTIQIVESTPLIGEYLKILIAGHSDIVGAQTITRFFAIHVFFLPAALFGLMAAHFIMIRKQGISGPL, from the coding sequence TTGTTAAACAAAATTTATGATTGGGTAGATGAACGTTTAGATATTACGCCGATTTGGCGGGATATTGCCGACCACGAAGTTCCTGAACATGTAAACCCTGCACATCATTTCTCTGCATTCGTTTACTGTTTTGGCGGTCTGACGTTCTTTGTAACTGTAATTCAAATTTTATCCGGTATGTTCCTGACAATGTATTATGTTCCGGATATTAAAAATGCCTGGGAATCCGTGTATTATCTTCAGAACCATGTTGCATTTGGACAAATTGTCCGCGGAATGCACCACTGGGGGGCAAGTTTGGTAATCGTAATGATGTTCCTACATACGTTACGTGTTTTCTTCCAGGGAGCTTATAAGAAGCCCCGTGAATTAAACTGGGTTGTCGGAGTGCTTATATTCTTCATTATGCTTGCACTTGGACTCACAGGTTACTTATTGCCTTGGGATATGAAAGCCCTTTTCGCTACAAAAGTAACAATCCAGATCGTAGAATCAACTCCGCTGATTGGAGAATATCTGAAAATACTTATTGCCGGACATTCTGATATTGTCGGCGCTCAGACTATCACCCGATTCTTTGCCATCCATGTATTCTTCTTACCGGCTGCACTATTCGGGTTAATGGCTGCCCACTTTATTATGATTCGTAAACAGGGTATTTCAGGACCGTTGTAA